In Candidatus Berkelbacteria bacterium, the following are encoded in one genomic region:
- the ftsW gene encoding putative lipid II flippase FtsW — MNFKLRRKADTTIPIVGFALSLFGLVMILSSSQILAADRYDNSYYFFIRQLVAWLIGVGGFLYFLKIPLDTLYENRTRLLWITVVTLLLVFVPIIGPRIAGVHRWIDLGFFQFQPAELAKLLMIIFFAGFFAAKANKMGEPTKVLVPFIVVAGVITLLVMAEPDLGTTFVILITAMTIFFAAKAQLLQFLALCVAGAVLLMGLIFAAPYRMQRLTSYLNKINNTADTLGEAYHTHQALIAVGSGGLWGVGFGQGTSKYAYLPQAHTDSIFAVIAEELGFVRTSLVLLAYLYLAWRGFLVALHANSKFAQLLAAGISTAFIAQALVNIAGILSVLPLTGVPLPFISYGGSSLIISLAALGLLTNVSRERLEG, encoded by the coding sequence ATGAACTTCAAGCTTCGCCGTAAGGCCGATACGACTATCCCGATTGTGGGTTTCGCCCTTTCACTATTTGGCCTAGTGATGATCTTATCCTCCTCACAAATTCTTGCCGCCGACCGTTACGATAATTCCTATTATTTCTTCATCAGGCAGCTGGTTGCGTGGTTGATAGGAGTTGGCGGGTTCTTATATTTCCTAAAAATTCCGCTTGATACGCTTTACGAGAACCGGACAAGGCTTCTCTGGATAACTGTCGTCACATTACTACTTGTCTTTGTACCGATTATCGGTCCCAGAATTGCCGGAGTGCATAGATGGATCGATCTGGGATTTTTTCAATTTCAACCGGCTGAACTTGCCAAGCTACTGATGATTATTTTCTTTGCGGGATTTTTTGCTGCCAAAGCTAATAAGATGGGGGAGCCGACCAAAGTCCTGGTGCCGTTTATCGTCGTAGCGGGAGTGATTACCCTGCTTGTGATGGCGGAGCCAGATCTTGGTACGACGTTCGTTATATTGATCACCGCAATGACGATCTTTTTTGCCGCCAAGGCTCAGCTGCTGCAGTTTCTTGCCCTCTGCGTCGCCGGCGCTGTTCTGTTAATGGGTTTAATCTTTGCCGCGCCGTACCGCATGCAGCGACTTACTTCATATTTGAACAAGATCAATAACACGGCCGATACCCTCGGCGAAGCCTATCATACCCATCAAGCCTTAATTGCTGTTGGCAGCGGGGGGTTGTGGGGCGTAGGTTTCGGGCAAGGAACGAGTAAGTACGCCTACTTGCCTCAAGCACACACCGACTCAATATTCGCCGTGATTGCCGAAGAGCTGGGTTTCGTGCGAACAAGCCTAGTACTACTGGCATATTTATATCTAGCGTGGCGCGGTTTTCTGGTGGCGTTGCACGCCAATAGTAAGTTTGCCCAACTCCTGGCGGCTGGGATCTCAACTGCTTTTATTGCTCAGGCTCTAGTAAATATCGCTGGGATTTTGAGCGTGCTGCCCCTGACAGGGGTACCATTGCCGTTCATCAGC